In one window of Gemmatimonadota bacterium DNA:
- a CDS encoding YebC/PmpR family DNA-binding transcriptional regulator, whose protein sequence is MAGHSKWKQIKRKKAITDARRGASWTKVIREITVAAKAGGGDPGGNPRLRTAIDAAKAVNMPADNIDRAIKKGTGELEGAVYEEVMYEGYGPGGAAIIIEATTDNSTRTVAEVRHAFNRNGGNLGATNSVSWMFDRKGQIFLDATRYPEDATLEAALEAGAEDFARDGDQYVVSTTVPTFHAVQEALKARQLELESAEVAMVPKSTVKVEGKQAEQMIKLMEALEELDDVSKVFSNFDIDASQLAEASS, encoded by the coding sequence ATGGCCGGCCACAGCAAGTGGAAGCAGATCAAGCGGAAGAAGGCGATCACCGACGCCCGGCGTGGCGCCTCGTGGACCAAGGTGATCCGCGAGATCACCGTGGCCGCCAAGGCCGGCGGCGGTGATCCCGGCGGCAACCCGCGCCTGCGTACCGCCATCGACGCCGCCAAGGCCGTGAACATGCCGGCCGACAACATCGACCGGGCCATCAAGAAGGGCACCGGCGAGCTGGAGGGGGCGGTCTACGAAGAGGTGATGTACGAGGGCTACGGGCCGGGCGGCGCCGCGATCATCATCGAGGCCACCACCGACAACTCCACCCGCACCGTGGCCGAGGTGCGGCACGCCTTCAACCGCAATGGGGGCAACCTCGGCGCCACCAACTCGGTGTCGTGGATGTTCGACCGCAAGGGCCAGATCTTTCTCGACGCCACCCGCTATCCGGAGGACGCCACCCTCGAGGCCGCCCTCGAGGCCGGCGCGGAGGACTTTGCCCGGGATGGCGACCAGTACGTCGTCTCCACCACCGTCCCCACCTTCCACGCCGTCCAGGAGGCGCTCAAGGCGCGCCAGCTGGAGCTCGAGTCGGCCGAGGTGGCGATGGTGCCCAAGAGCACGGTCAAGGTCGAGGGCAAGCAGGCCGAGCAGATGATCAAGCTGATGGAAGCGCTGGAGGAGCTCGACGACGTCTCCAAGGTCTTCTCCAACTTCGACATCGACGCGAGCCAGCTGGCGGAGGCCTCGTCCTGA
- the queA gene encoding tRNA preQ1(34) S-adenosylmethionine ribosyltransferase-isomerase QueA, with product MPPAYQTRDFAYELPPGLIAQEPIAERGESRLLLVDRTAPDPARACTDLQFPDLVALVPAGDLVVLNTTRVRHARFLATRPSGAPAEVLLIHPAQGEHWIAIGKPGSALRPGKRVAIGPAAWIETVAVLEEGYREVRFVGITAQEAMAVAGRLPLPPYIDRAPTPADETRYQTVFAEREGSVAAPTAGLHFTPALLAALEARGVELARIALEVGPGTFKPVEVEDPATHPMHREVYDIPGPAADAIRRLRTRGGKLWAVGTTVVRALESAAADGGTVRAGRGDTRLLITPGYDFRVVDRLLTNFHLPRSTLLMLVAAFGGYDRVMAAYRHAVDARYRFYSYGDAMVLR from the coding sequence GTGCCCCCCGCCTACCAGACCCGTGATTTCGCCTACGAGCTCCCCCCCGGCCTGATCGCGCAGGAGCCGATCGCCGAACGGGGGGAGAGCCGCCTGCTGCTGGTGGACCGCACCGCCCCCGACCCGGCGCGTGCCTGCACCGACCTGCAGTTCCCCGACCTCGTCGCCCTGGTCCCCGCGGGCGACCTCGTGGTGCTCAACACCACGCGGGTGCGACACGCGCGCTTCCTGGCCACGCGGCCCAGCGGCGCCCCGGCGGAGGTGCTGCTCATCCACCCCGCGCAGGGTGAGCACTGGATCGCGATCGGCAAGCCGGGCTCGGCCCTGCGGCCTGGCAAGCGGGTGGCCATCGGCCCCGCCGCGTGGATCGAGACGGTGGCCGTCCTGGAGGAGGGCTATCGCGAAGTGCGGTTCGTGGGCATCACCGCCCAGGAGGCGATGGCCGTCGCCGGCCGGCTGCCGCTCCCCCCGTACATCGACCGCGCCCCGACCCCGGCCGACGAAACCCGCTACCAGACCGTCTTCGCGGAGCGGGAAGGCAGCGTGGCGGCGCCCACCGCCGGGCTGCACTTCACCCCGGCCCTGCTCGCGGCGCTGGAGGCGCGGGGCGTGGAGCTGGCGCGAATCGCGCTCGAGGTGGGGCCGGGGACCTTCAAGCCGGTGGAGGTCGAGGATCCGGCCACCCACCCGATGCACCGCGAGGTGTACGACATCCCCGGCCCGGCGGCGGACGCCATCCGGCGGCTGCGCACCCGCGGCGGAAAGCTCTGGGCGGTGGGCACCACGGTGGTGCGCGCCCTCGAGAGCGCGGCCGCGGACGGCGGCACCGTCCGCGCCGGCCGGGGCGACACCCGGCTGCTCATCACCCCCGGCTACGACTTCCGCGTGGTGGACCGGCTGCTGACCAACTTCCACCTGCCCCGTTCCACCCTGCTGATGCTGGTCGCGGCCTTCGGGGGCTACGACCGGGTGATGGCCGCCTACCGGCACGCGGTGGACGCGCGCTATCGCTTCTACAGCTACGGCGACGCGATGGTGCTGCGCTGA
- a CDS encoding ABC transporter ATP-binding protein, which translates to MADEGRPAARRLGGWLWPYRGRLLFGIGATTLASVLDGATLLFLIPLLRHLFGSAGALAAPGGLERLVDQLLGPLLGGLTPAGITVRLVALLWGTLLLKNGLAYFAGVASVRVQEGLVRDLRGALFEHLLRLDLGWLERTRGGQVVARVMTDADQAKGAVSAGLASFFQNAVLILTTLLVLAQLSWRLTVLTLAAAPLLLVGIRLLIRRLKRHARSRAEEAGEMTATLSERLAAVKLIRLSGAEAREGERFRAQADRYRRSVVRTQQFATLTSPVSELFGGLLLVLLIAAGASPGFRGGSLSPEGLLVFIVAALRVMAPLKAITQFPGQMALALAGAERVFDVLDLPPAERDPAGAAGARFEREIRFEQVGFRHAPDAAFALAGIDFTLARGETVALVGPSGAGKTTIAELLPRLREPTEGRILLDGVPLPALTRASVRALMAVVSQETAIFNDTVRANIAYGRPSASAAEIEAAARAAHADGFLAQLPQGYDTLLGERGTRLSGGQRQRIALARAILRDPPILILDEATSALDSESERLVQDAIVRLMAGRTVLVIAHRLGTVRHADRILVVDEGRIVERGRHEELYARGGRYRRLCDGQFADKLSPTTP; encoded by the coding sequence GTGGCTGACGAGGGACGCCCGGCCGCGCGGCGGCTCGGGGGCTGGCTGTGGCCCTACCGCGGACGGCTCCTCTTCGGCATCGGGGCCACGACGCTCGCCTCGGTGCTCGACGGCGCCACGCTCCTCTTCCTGATCCCGCTGCTCCGCCACCTCTTCGGCTCCGCCGGGGCGCTCGCCGCGCCGGGCGGGCTGGAGCGCCTGGTGGACCAGCTGCTCGGCCCGCTGCTCGGCGGGCTCACCCCCGCCGGCATCACCGTGCGGCTGGTGGCGCTGCTGTGGGGCACCCTGCTCCTCAAGAACGGGCTGGCCTATTTCGCCGGCGTGGCCAGCGTGCGGGTGCAGGAGGGGCTGGTGCGGGACCTGCGCGGCGCGCTGTTCGAGCACCTGCTGCGGCTCGACCTGGGGTGGCTGGAGCGCACCCGCGGCGGGCAGGTGGTGGCGCGGGTCATGACCGACGCCGACCAGGCCAAGGGCGCGGTCAGTGCCGGCCTCGCCTCGTTCTTCCAGAACGCGGTGCTCATCCTCACCACCCTGCTGGTGCTGGCGCAGCTCTCGTGGCGGCTCACGGTGCTGACCCTGGCCGCCGCGCCCCTCCTGCTGGTGGGCATCCGGCTGCTGATCCGCCGGCTCAAGCGCCACGCGCGCTCCCGCGCCGAAGAGGCGGGGGAGATGACCGCCACCCTGAGCGAGCGGCTGGCGGCGGTGAAGCTGATCCGGCTCTCGGGGGCGGAGGCGCGCGAGGGCGAGCGCTTCCGCGCCCAGGCCGACCGTTACCGCCGCTCGGTGGTGCGGACCCAGCAGTTCGCCACCCTGACGAGCCCGGTGAGCGAGCTGTTCGGCGGCCTGCTGCTGGTGCTGCTCATCGCGGCCGGCGCCTCCCCCGGGTTCCGCGGCGGCTCGCTCTCGCCGGAGGGGCTGCTGGTGTTCATCGTGGCCGCCCTGCGGGTGATGGCGCCGCTCAAGGCCATCACCCAGTTCCCCGGCCAGATGGCCCTGGCCCTCGCCGGGGCGGAGCGGGTGTTCGACGTGCTCGACCTGCCCCCGGCGGAGCGGGATCCCGCGGGGGCGGCGGGGGCGCGATTCGAGCGGGAAATCCGGTTCGAGCAGGTGGGCTTCCGCCACGCGCCGGACGCGGCCTTCGCGCTTGCGGGCATCGACTTCACCCTGGCCCGCGGGGAGACGGTGGCGCTGGTGGGTCCCTCCGGCGCGGGGAAGACCACCATCGCCGAGCTGCTGCCGCGGCTTCGGGAGCCGACGGAGGGGCGGATCCTGCTCGATGGCGTGCCGCTCCCCGCACTGACCCGCGCCTCCGTGCGCGCGCTCATGGCGGTGGTGAGCCAGGAGACGGCCATCTTCAACGACACGGTCCGCGCGAACATCGCCTACGGGCGCCCGTCCGCCAGCGCGGCGGAGATCGAGGCGGCGGCCCGGGCGGCCCACGCCGACGGCTTCCTCGCGCAGCTGCCGCAGGGCTATGACACACTGCTGGGAGAGCGGGGCACCCGGCTCTCCGGGGGGCAGCGGCAGCGGATCGCGCTGGCCCGCGCCATCCTCCGCGACCCGCCGATCCTCATCCTCGATGAGGCCACCAGCGCCCTCGACTCCGAGTCGGAACGGCTGGTGCAGGACGCCATCGTGCGGCTGATGGCGGGGCGGACGGTGCTGGTCATCGCGCACCGGCTCGGGACGGTGCGCCACGCCGACCGGATCCTGGTGGTGGACGAGGGGCGCATCGTGGAGCGGGGGCGCCACGAGGAGCTCTACGCGCGCGGGGGGCGGTACCGGCGGCTGTGCGACGGGCAGTTTGCTGATAAATTGTCCCCCACCACGCCATGA
- the ruvC gene encoding crossover junction endodeoxyribonuclease RuvC: MKVLGVDPGTAATGYGVVEDAGPGMYRLLECGVIRPERGATLPHRLLQIHEQLAGLVARHQPEVLAVEEAFHARNARTTLVLGHARGVILLAGAAAGVAIAEYSPAEIKKTVTGRGQALKPQVAFMVAQLLRLKAVPRPADAADGCAVALTHLLGTRRRVRR, from the coding sequence GTGAAGGTGCTGGGGGTGGACCCCGGGACCGCCGCCACCGGGTACGGCGTGGTCGAGGATGCGGGACCCGGGATGTACCGGCTGCTCGAATGCGGGGTGATCCGGCCGGAGCGCGGCGCCACCCTGCCGCACCGGCTGCTGCAGATCCATGAGCAGCTCGCCGGCCTGGTGGCGCGGCACCAGCCGGAGGTGCTGGCCGTGGAAGAGGCGTTCCACGCCCGCAACGCGCGCACCACCCTGGTGCTGGGCCACGCCCGCGGGGTCATCCTGCTGGCCGGCGCGGCCGCGGGCGTCGCCATCGCGGAGTATTCGCCGGCGGAGATCAAGAAGACCGTGACCGGACGTGGCCAGGCCCTCAAGCCGCAGGTGGCATTCATGGTGGCCCAGCTGCTGCGCCTCAAGGCGGTGCCCCGGCCGGCCGACGCCGCCGATGGCTGCGCGGTGGCGCTGACCCACCTCCTCGGCACCCGCCGCCGGGTGCGGCGATGA
- the waaF gene encoding lipopolysaccharide heptosyltransferase II: MSSPRILLVRFSSLGDVVLTTPLIRALRARHPAATLSALTKQGWAPLLSANPHLDEVISVAPGQSLVPLARALRAARYTHLLDLHGSVRTRVLRLLVPGPWTGFDARRGPRQRLIRQHEDRYSDRVPVAERYFEAAAALDVVPDGGPAELFVSPAAEARAEAWLLRVGLDLDAPLAVLIPGAAHATKRWPVRHWRRLASDLVRRGWRVALLGGGGDRVVAAEIATAAGRRAASSAGELDLQASGALLRRAAVAVSGDTGPMHLATAVGTPVVALFGPTVEQFGFFPYRGRATVLERPMPCRPCSSKGGPRCPLTHHQCMEEMMPDLVLGRALELGQ; encoded by the coding sequence GTGTCCTCCCCTCGCATCCTGCTGGTGCGGTTCAGTTCGCTCGGCGACGTCGTGCTCACGACGCCGCTGATCCGGGCCTTGCGGGCCCGCCATCCGGCCGCCACACTCTCCGCGCTGACCAAGCAGGGGTGGGCCCCGCTGCTCTCCGCCAACCCCCACCTCGATGAAGTCATCAGCGTGGCCCCGGGGCAGTCGCTGGTGCCGCTGGCCCGGGCCCTCCGGGCGGCCCGCTACACCCACCTGCTCGACCTGCACGGCAGCGTCCGGACGCGGGTGCTCCGGCTCCTGGTGCCGGGACCCTGGACCGGGTTCGACGCGCGACGCGGGCCCCGGCAGCGGCTCATCCGGCAGCACGAGGACCGCTACTCTGACCGGGTGCCGGTGGCGGAGCGGTATTTCGAGGCGGCCGCCGCGCTCGACGTGGTGCCCGACGGCGGTCCGGCGGAGCTGTTCGTGAGCCCCGCCGCCGAGGCCCGGGCGGAGGCCTGGCTGCTCCGGGTGGGGCTCGATCTCGACGCGCCCCTCGCGGTGCTCATCCCGGGCGCCGCCCACGCCACCAAGCGGTGGCCGGTGCGGCACTGGCGGCGGCTCGCCTCCGACCTGGTCCGGCGGGGCTGGCGGGTGGCGCTGCTGGGCGGCGGGGGCGATCGGGTGGTGGCGGCCGAGATCGCCACCGCGGCCGGGCGCCGGGCCGCCAGCTCGGCCGGGGAGCTCGACCTGCAGGCCAGCGGCGCCCTGCTCCGCCGCGCCGCCGTCGCCGTCAGCGGCGATACCGGGCCGATGCACCTCGCCACCGCGGTCGGGACCCCGGTGGTGGCGCTGTTCGGCCCGACCGTCGAGCAGTTCGGGTTCTTCCCCTACCGGGGCCGCGCCACCGTGCTGGAACGCCCGATGCCGTGCCGGCCCTGCAGCAGCAAGGGCGGGCCGCGCTGCCCCCTCACCCATCACCAGTGCATGGAGGAGATGATGCCGGACCTCGTGCTCGGCCGCGCCCTGGAGCTCGGCCAGTGA
- the tgt gene encoding tRNA guanosine(34) transglycosylase Tgt: MFEFALEATEGGARAGRLTLPHGVVETPAFMPVGTHGAVRGLHPEEVRRAGAQIILGNTYHLHLRPGESVVAALGGLHGFTTWDRPMLTDSGGFQVFSLEGLRKISEHGVEFVSHIDGSARLLTPESSMEIQWALGADVAMVFDHVVPGQATWELAEEGMERTLRWLDRCRTRHAQLADAGASRRAGEPPSPQTLWPIVQGGTHADLRMRSLEGTLARGPWTGIAIGGLSVGEPKPVMHRVLEGLGPALPAEMPRYLMGVGFPDDLLEGIARGVDLFDCVAATRNGRHGSAWTSTGKVNIRAAHLKLSDAPLDPACDCETCTRFPRGYLRHLFMAEEMLGLRLVSIHNIRFLIRIAEQAREAIRQGTFERFRAVWLERYHHRGDS; encoded by the coding sequence ATGTTTGAGTTCGCGCTCGAGGCCACCGAGGGCGGCGCGCGCGCCGGCCGGCTGACCCTGCCGCACGGCGTGGTCGAGACGCCGGCGTTCATGCCGGTAGGCACCCACGGCGCCGTCCGTGGCCTTCACCCCGAGGAAGTCCGCCGGGCCGGTGCCCAGATCATCCTCGGCAACACCTATCACCTGCACCTCCGCCCCGGCGAATCGGTGGTGGCGGCGCTCGGCGGGCTGCACGGCTTCACCACGTGGGACCGCCCCATGCTCACCGACTCGGGGGGCTTCCAGGTCTTCTCGCTGGAGGGGCTCCGCAAGATCAGCGAGCACGGCGTGGAGTTCGTGAGCCACATCGACGGCTCGGCGCGCCTCCTCACCCCCGAGTCGTCGATGGAGATCCAGTGGGCCCTCGGCGCCGACGTGGCGATGGTCTTCGACCACGTGGTGCCGGGCCAGGCCACCTGGGAGCTGGCCGAGGAGGGGATGGAACGCACCCTGCGCTGGCTCGACCGCTGCCGGACCCGGCATGCGCAGCTCGCCGACGCCGGGGCAAGCCGCCGAGCCGGCGAGCCGCCGAGCCCCCAGACCCTCTGGCCCATCGTCCAGGGGGGGACCCACGCCGACCTGCGGATGCGCTCGCTCGAGGGCACCCTGGCCCGGGGCCCGTGGACCGGCATCGCCATCGGCGGGCTGTCCGTGGGGGAGCCCAAGCCGGTGATGCACCGGGTGCTGGAGGGGCTCGGCCCGGCGCTCCCGGCCGAGATGCCCCGTTATCTTATGGGCGTCGGGTTTCCGGACGACCTGCTGGAGGGGATCGCCCGGGGGGTGGACCTCTTCGACTGCGTGGCCGCCACGCGGAACGGGCGCCACGGCAGCGCGTGGACCAGCACGGGCAAGGTCAACATCCGGGCGGCCCACCTGAAGCTGAGCGACGCCCCGCTCGACCCGGCGTGCGACTGCGAGACCTGCACCCGGTTCCCGCGGGGGTACCTGCGGCACCTGTTCATGGCGGAGGAGATGCTGGGCCTCCGGCTGGTGTCGATTCACAACATCCGGTTCCTGATCCGGATCGCCGAGCAGGCGCGGGAGGCGATCCGCCAGGGCACGTTCGAGCGCTTCCGGGCCGTCTGGCTCGAGCGCTATCACCATCGAGGAGACTCGTGA
- the ruvB gene encoding Holliday junction branch migration DNA helicase RuvB yields the protein MSRLEITTPDSLPEEVGAEAALRPGHLEEFVGQGQVKASLRIAIDAAKARKEPLDHLLFFGPPGLGKTTLAMLLAREMGVQLRTTSGPVLEKPGDLVGLLTTLTPGDILFIDEIHRLRPVLEEFLYPAMEDFRVDVRIADGPNAQTIPMAIERFTLIGATTRFGLLTPPMRARFGMVERLHFYPPEDLGVIVARSASILGVPADAEGTAEIARRSRGTPRVANRLLRRVRDFAQVRAEGRITGPVAREALARLNVDEFGLDDMDARILTTIIEKFGGGPVGLSTVAVAVSEDAGTLEDVYEPYLIQQGFLERTPRGRVATALAYQRFGITPPPGTQRTIFERDA from the coding sequence ATGAGCCGCCTCGAGATCACCACCCCCGATTCCCTCCCCGAGGAGGTGGGCGCCGAAGCCGCGCTCCGCCCCGGGCATCTCGAGGAGTTCGTGGGCCAGGGCCAGGTGAAGGCGTCGCTCCGCATCGCGATCGACGCGGCGAAGGCGCGCAAGGAACCGCTCGACCACCTGCTCTTCTTCGGACCGCCGGGTCTCGGCAAGACCACCCTGGCCATGCTGCTGGCGCGCGAGATGGGCGTCCAGCTCCGCACCACCTCGGGCCCGGTCCTCGAGAAGCCCGGCGACCTCGTCGGGCTGCTCACCACGCTCACCCCGGGCGACATCCTCTTCATCGACGAGATTCACCGGCTGCGCCCGGTGCTCGAGGAGTTCCTCTATCCCGCGATGGAGGACTTCCGGGTGGACGTGCGGATCGCCGATGGCCCCAACGCGCAGACCATCCCGATGGCCATCGAGCGCTTCACGCTCATCGGCGCCACCACCCGCTTCGGGCTCCTGACCCCGCCGATGCGCGCCCGCTTCGGGATGGTCGAGCGGCTGCACTTCTATCCGCCCGAGGACCTCGGCGTGATCGTGGCGCGCTCGGCGAGCATCCTCGGCGTGCCCGCCGACGCGGAGGGCACCGCCGAGATCGCCCGGCGGAGCCGCGGCACCCCGCGCGTCGCCAACCGGCTGCTGCGCCGGGTGCGCGACTTTGCGCAGGTCCGGGCCGAGGGCCGGATCACCGGGCCGGTGGCCCGCGAGGCGCTGGCGCGGCTCAACGTGGACGAGTTCGGCCTCGACGACATGGATGCCCGCATCCTCACCACCATCATCGAGAAGTTCGGCGGGGGCCCCGTGGGGCTCAGCACGGTCGCGGTGGCGGTGAGCGAGGATGCCGGCACGCTCGAGGATGTCTACGAGCCGTACCTCATCCAGCAGGGATTCCTGGAGCGGACGCCCCGCGGCCGCGTGGCCACCGCGCTCGCCTACCAGCGGTTCGGGATCACCCCGCCCCCCGGCACCCAGCGGACCATCTTCGAGCGCGACGCGTAG
- a CDS encoding response regulator, with amino-acid sequence MPRPRSILWVDDEVESLSSHILFLEEQGFTVEKAAHGDDALVLLQRQPFGVVLLDEQMPGRRGLDLFRAIRSIDTTMPVVMVTKSEEPATLKDAIGAEISDYLVKPVNPRQVLSVVTRLLEGDRIRQQRLSRDFATRFRELEASRHPDMNWREWTELVVELAEWEVRLGLADEPGLSEALRTLQESLRAEFARFIERHYAGWLRGSRAERPPLSVDIVPEFVEPAYRQHGKALLVVVDCLRLDQWEAIRPLISTRFDVETSYYFSIVPTATPFARNAIFSGLLPRDLAARYPGWWKDQDENSLNAHEASLLAAQLELRYGRVVPVRYEKVFTAADGESLLTRLPAQLAAEGVTALVFNFIDQLTHGRTENSTLFEVARDTPALRSLTRTWFERSPLWAALREAERRNVPVLLTTDHGSIHCHTPATIFARRDATQNLRYKFGEDLKTQEREAAVAVDDLPAWGLPPRPPGTRLLLATGDRFFVYPTKLREYQARYRGAFLHGGVTPEEMVLPIALLTARRSG; translated from the coding sequence ATGCCACGCCCCCGCAGCATCCTCTGGGTCGATGACGAGGTGGAGAGCCTCTCGTCCCACATCCTGTTCCTCGAGGAGCAGGGCTTCACCGTGGAGAAGGCCGCCCACGGCGACGACGCCCTGGTCCTGCTGCAGCGCCAGCCCTTCGGCGTGGTGCTGCTCGACGAGCAGATGCCGGGCCGGCGCGGGCTCGACCTCTTCCGTGCCATCCGCAGCATCGACACCACCATGCCGGTGGTGATGGTGACCAAGAGCGAGGAGCCGGCCACCCTCAAGGACGCCATCGGGGCCGAGATCTCGGACTACCTGGTGAAGCCGGTGAACCCGCGCCAGGTGCTGTCGGTGGTGACCCGGCTGCTCGAGGGCGACCGGATCCGGCAGCAGCGGCTCTCCCGCGACTTCGCCACCCGCTTCCGCGAGCTGGAGGCGAGCCGCCACCCCGACATGAACTGGCGGGAGTGGACCGAGCTGGTGGTGGAGCTGGCGGAGTGGGAGGTGCGGCTCGGGCTGGCCGACGAGCCGGGGCTCTCCGAGGCGCTGCGGACGCTGCAGGAGAGCCTGCGGGCGGAGTTCGCGCGGTTCATCGAGCGGCACTACGCCGGCTGGCTGCGGGGCAGCCGGGCGGAGCGGCCGCCGCTCAGCGTGGACATCGTGCCGGAGTTCGTGGAGCCGGCCTACCGGCAGCACGGCAAGGCGCTGCTGGTGGTGGTGGACTGCCTGCGGCTGGACCAGTGGGAGGCGATCCGCCCGCTGATCAGCACGCGGTTCGACGTCGAGACCTCGTACTACTTCTCGATCGTGCCCACCGCCACGCCGTTCGCGCGCAACGCGATCTTCAGCGGCCTGCTGCCCCGCGACCTCGCCGCGCGCTACCCCGGCTGGTGGAAGGACCAGGACGAGAACAGCCTCAACGCCCACGAGGCCTCGCTGCTGGCGGCGCAGCTGGAGCTGCGCTACGGCCGGGTGGTGCCGGTGCGCTACGAGAAGGTCTTCACCGCCGCCGACGGCGAGTCGCTGCTGACGCGGCTGCCGGCGCAGCTGGCCGCCGAGGGGGTCACGGCGCTGGTGTTCAACTTCATCGACCAGCTGACCCATGGCCGCACCGAGAACTCCACCCTCTTCGAGGTGGCGCGGGACACGCCCGCGCTCCGGAGCCTCACCCGCACCTGGTTCGAGCGCTCGCCGCTGTGGGCGGCGCTGCGGGAGGCGGAGCGCCGCAACGTCCCGGTGCTGCTCACCACCGACCACGGCTCCATCCACTGCCACACCCCGGCCACGATCTTCGCCCGGCGCGACGCCACCCAGAACCTGCGCTACAAGTTCGGCGAGGACCTGAAGACCCAGGAGCGCGAGGCCGCGGTGGCGGTGGACGACCTCCCCGCGTGGGGACTGCCGCCGCGACCGCCGGGCACCCGGCTGCTGCTCGCCACCGGCGACCGGTTCTTCGTCTACCCGACCAAGCTGCGCGAGTACCAGGCGCGCTATCGCGGGGCCTTCCTCCACGGCGGCGTGACGCCGGAGGAGATGGTGCTGCCCATCGCGCTGCTCACCGCGAGGCGGAGTGGCTGA
- the ruvA gene encoding Holliday junction branch migration protein RuvA: MIAFVTGTLRELHGDTALIETTGGVGYAVTVPLGVLERLPAPGSRLSLYTELVVREDGWSLYGFDRTGERTVFQRLLSASGVGPKLALAVLSTLGPERAVRSLKERDIAALATVPGIGRKKAEKLIVELGDRFAAVPADLPVAPGPGGEAVQALVRLGYPAPQAEDATRRAIAEGITETAKVIRYALQWLSTKR; this comes from the coding sequence ATGATCGCCTTCGTCACCGGCACGCTGCGCGAGCTTCACGGGGACACCGCCCTCATCGAGACGACGGGGGGCGTGGGGTACGCGGTCACCGTGCCACTCGGCGTCCTGGAACGGCTCCCCGCGCCGGGCAGCCGGCTCAGCCTCTACACCGAGCTGGTGGTGCGGGAAGACGGCTGGTCGCTCTACGGCTTTGACCGCACCGGTGAGCGGACCGTCTTCCAGCGGCTGCTCTCGGCGAGCGGCGTGGGGCCCAAGCTGGCGCTCGCGGTGCTCTCGACACTGGGCCCCGAGCGGGCGGTGCGCAGCCTCAAGGAGCGGGACATCGCCGCCCTCGCCACCGTGCCGGGCATCGGGCGGAAGAAGGCCGAGAAGCTGATCGTGGAGCTGGGCGACCGCTTTGCGGCGGTGCCGGCGGACCTGCCGGTCGCCCCCGGCCCCGGCGGCGAAGCGGTGCAGGCACTCGTCCGCCTGGGATACCCGGCGCCGCAGGCGGAAGACGCCACGCGGCGGGCGATCGCGGAGGGGATCACCGAGACCGCCAAGGTGATCCGGTACGCCCTGCAGTGGTTGTCCACCAAGCGGTAG
- a CDS encoding DnaB-like helicase C-terminal domain-containing protein, which yields MRPPRPGSSRAPSPAEALVARLDAQAGTGDRGDGVPTGFPSLDRQLGGGFRRQDLVILAGDVGAGKSSFALAIALRTAGAGIPVTYLSGEMTEERLLERALALLARVPVDTLRGGDLDDLNRSAVGAAALRLRDLPLQVRPMAGERFEEISASLDTVPRRGLLVVDDLQLAGSPLPAPQGEERTAATARALKNLALERDVAILAAAQLPRFRAGRRDPRPTLDDLGGQGVVKQVADVVLAIYREEMYRPAPGVEGAVELIIGKNRNGGTGYLDLYFYRHWLRFEDMLDPDR from the coding sequence ATGCGCCCACCCCGTCCCGGTTCCTCCCGCGCCCCCTCCCCGGCCGAGGCGCTCGTCGCCCGGCTCGACGCGCAGGCCGGCACCGGCGACCGGGGCGATGGCGTCCCCACCGGCTTTCCCTCACTCGACCGCCAGCTGGGCGGCGGGTTCCGGCGCCAGGACCTCGTGATCCTGGCCGGGGACGTGGGCGCGGGGAAGTCGTCCTTCGCGCTCGCCATCGCGCTCCGCACCGCCGGGGCCGGCATCCCGGTCACCTACCTCTCCGGGGAGATGACCGAGGAGCGCCTGCTGGAACGCGCGCTGGCGCTGCTGGCCCGCGTCCCCGTGGACACGCTCCGGGGCGGCGACCTCGATGACCTCAACCGCTCCGCCGTCGGCGCGGCCGCCCTCCGCCTGCGCGACCTCCCGCTCCAGGTGCGCCCCATGGCCGGCGAGCGCTTCGAGGAGATCTCGGCGTCCCTGGATACCGTGCCCCGCCGGGGCCTGCTGGTGGTGGACGACCTGCAGCTGGCCGGCAGCCCGCTGCCCGCCCCGCAGGGCGAGGAGCGCACCGCGGCCACCGCGCGGGCGCTCAAGAACCTGGCGCTGGAGCGCGACGTGGCCATCCTCGCCGCGGCGCAGCTGCCCCGGTTCCGGGCCGGCCGACGCGACCCGCGTCCCACCCTCGACGATCTGGGGGGCCAGGGCGTGGTCAAGCAGGTGGCGGACGTGGTGCTGGCGATCTATCGGGAGGAGATGTACCGACCCGCGCCCGGGGTGGAGGGCGCGGTGGAGTTGATCATCGGCAAGAACCGCAACGGCGGGACCGGCTACCTCGACCTCTACTTCTACCGCCACTGGCTGCGCTTCGAGGACATGCTCGACCCGGACCGCTAG